The Paenibacillus mucilaginosus 3016 genome includes the window GGCGGTGCTGGCGGCGGGATGTACCGGTACCGGAGGAGCGCCGGCGGGCGGAGGGGAGACGGCGGGGGCGCAGGGAGGAAGCAGTACGGCGTCGCCGAGCTTCAACTATACAGGGGCGGGGCCGGTGACGGATCAGCCGGCATCACTGAAGATCCTCGCGACCAATGCGTGGAGCAATAATGTGGATCTGACGAACGCGCCGATCGTGCAGGAGGTCACGAAGCGGGCGGGAGTGACCGTCAACTGGGAGCTCATCCCGCCGACGACGTACCAAGACGCCATCAGTCCGCGGCTCGCGGCGGGAGCGGACCTGCCGGACATCGTCTACCTGCTCGATCAGGACCAGACAATGAAGAATATCCAAGGCGGGCTGTTCAAACCGCTGAACGAATACATCGACAAGTACGGTGTCAACATCAAGAAGCTGTTCGAGAAATATCCGGAGCTGAAGGCCAGCCTGACGACCCCCGACGGCAAAATTTATTACATCCCGCAGCTCGCGGTCACCAAGAACTACATGCCGACTTTCATGGTCAACATGCGCTGGCTGGATAAGCTGGGGCTGAAGGAGCCGACGACGCTGGATGAGTTCACGGAGATGCTCCGGAAGATGAAGTCCGGCGATCCGAACGGCAACGGCAAGCCGGACGAGATTCCATTCTCCGTGCAGCCGAAGCTGCTCGCCAGCGCCTTCGGACCGGTGTTCGGCATGGATCTGGCCAACAGCTTCTATACGGATAAGGACGGCAAGGTGCACTATGCTTACTACGAGCCGGCTTACAAGGAATACCTCACCTACCTGAACGGGCTGTACAAGGAGGGACTGCTCGAGCAGGACTTTGCTTCCACGACGTCGGATCAGATCACCTCGAAATTCTCGCAGAACCTCACGGGGGTTACGTTCAACTTCAGCTACTATACGTCGATGGTCTACAGCAAGCTGTTCAAGGATTATGATCCGAACACGCCGCTGATCAAGGGCATCGCCCCGCTCAAGGGGCCGCACGGGGACCAGTTCTACATGGGTCGCAACCCGATTACCGGGGTATTCGGGATCTCGAAGAACGCGGCCGATCCGGAGCTGGCGTTCCGGTTCCTCGACTATGCGAGCAGCGAAGAGGCCAAGGAGATCTATGCGTGGGGCCTCAAGGGAGAGACATATGAGGTGGTCGACGGCAAGAAGCAGTTTACCGAGAAAGGGAAGGACAACGATTTTATACAGAAATTCGGCATCAATCCGGTGAACCTGCCGATCGAGCAGTCGGTCGAATCGACGGATGTCCTTGTGGCGCCATGGCATGCCAAGATCGACAAGGAGATGGAGAAGTACATCAAGCCGCCGTTCCCGTTCGTCTACGCGCTTCCGGATGAGGCCGGCACCGAGAATACGGTCATGCCGGATATGACGACCTACGTGAATGAGATGAATATCAAGTTCATCACAGGCAAGGAGAGCCTCGACAACTTCGACGCTTACCTCAAGGCACTGAAGGGCATGGGCATTGAGGACGTCATCAAGGGAAGACAGGCGCAGTACGACCGGTATCAGGCGGCAGGCAAAAAATAAAGGCCCGTTCACGGCACGGCAGCTCCTTTCAGAGGGGCTGCTGTGTTGTGGCTTCCTGCGGCCCTGAGCAAGGATTCGCGGGACGGACCG containing:
- a CDS encoding extracellular solute-binding protein yields the protein MNQKSKAKSMAKPAVMAGLAAVLAAGCTGTGGAPAGGGETAGAQGGSSTASPSFNYTGAGPVTDQPASLKILATNAWSNNVDLTNAPIVQEVTKRAGVTVNWELIPPTTYQDAISPRLAAGADLPDIVYLLDQDQTMKNIQGGLFKPLNEYIDKYGVNIKKLFEKYPELKASLTTPDGKIYYIPQLAVTKNYMPTFMVNMRWLDKLGLKEPTTLDEFTEMLRKMKSGDPNGNGKPDEIPFSVQPKLLASAFGPVFGMDLANSFYTDKDGKVHYAYYEPAYKEYLTYLNGLYKEGLLEQDFASTTSDQITSKFSQNLTGVTFNFSYYTSMVYSKLFKDYDPNTPLIKGIAPLKGPHGDQFYMGRNPITGVFGISKNAADPELAFRFLDYASSEEAKEIYAWGLKGETYEVVDGKKQFTEKGKDNDFIQKFGINPVNLPIEQSVESTDVLVAPWHAKIDKEMEKYIKPPFPFVYALPDEAGTENTVMPDMTTYVNEMNIKFITGKESLDNFDAYLKALKGMGIEDVIKGRQAQYDRYQAAGKK